A genomic stretch from Vallitalea okinawensis includes:
- a CDS encoding HD domain-containing protein, with product MNDLEKQINFIKEIELLKTVKRQNLTLDDMRQENSAEHSWHLAMMAMVLVKGNSISDESLLKIIKLLLIHDLGEIYDGDTFLYDDEAREKSKSLEEKAVIRLAGMLPREGEEEILGLWKEYEERSTYEAKIAGALDSLQPLLNHSITAPDEQNPYGLEENQVIDKKKHIKDDMPELWPVAKETIEKCVDKGLFKRRDG from the coding sequence ATGAATGATTTAGAAAAGCAAATCAACTTTATAAAAGAAATTGAATTACTGAAGACAGTAAAGAGACAAAATCTTACACTGGATGATATGAGGCAAGAGAATAGTGCAGAACATTCATGGCATTTGGCTATGATGGCAATGGTGCTTGTAAAGGGAAATAGTATTTCAGATGAATCATTACTGAAAATCATTAAATTGCTTTTAATACATGATTTAGGTGAGATTTATGATGGAGATACGTTTCTCTATGATGACGAGGCAAGAGAGAAATCTAAGTCTTTGGAAGAAAAAGCAGTAATTAGACTTGCGGGTATGTTACCCAGGGAGGGCGAAGAAGAGATACTTGGATTATGGAAAGAATATGAAGAAAGAAGTACATATGAAGCAAAAATTGCAGGTGCATTAGATTCATTACAACCACTTCTTAATCATTCTATTACTGCACCAGATGAACAAAATCCGTATGGATTGGAAGAAAATCAAGTGATTGATAAGAAGAAGCATATCAAGGATGATATGCCCGAGTTATGGCCTGTTGCAAAAGAGACAATTGAGAAATGTGTTGATAAAGGCCTGTTTAAAAGAAGGGATGGATAG
- a CDS encoding DUF4259 domain-containing protein, protein MGAWGTGLFEDDIALDCFEELCDSKINNYILRALEIVDNGEYLDYDECQSVIVSGCVVDVLLNDASYNGIDKSRITVKKQDMDDVLKLKESVIKALGEILSDRSEIKELWEENEEEYLNWRKNIEDLINRLSS, encoded by the coding sequence ATGGGAGCATGGGGAACTGGATTATTTGAAGATGATATAGCATTGGATTGCTTTGAAGAACTATGCGATTCAAAAATTAATAATTATATATTAAGAGCTTTAGAAATAGTTGATAATGGAGAATACCTTGATTATGATGAATGTCAGTCAGTAATAGTTTCAGGATGTGTAGTTGATGTTCTCCTAAATGATGCATCTTATAATGGAATTGATAAAAGTAGGATTACGGTAAAAAAACAAGATATGGACGATGTCTTAAAGTTGAAAGAAAGCGTTATAAAAGCGCTAGGAGAAATTTTATCTGATAGATCAGAGATTAAGGAATTATGGGAAGAGAATGAAGAGGAATATCTTAATTGGAGAAAAAATATAGAGGATTTGATTAATAGATTAAGCAGCTGA
- a CDS encoding toll/interleukin-1 receptor domain-containing protein, which produces MNIPKTFISYSHDSQEHKKWVLDLATRLRYTGVDAIIDQWELKAGDDIPSFMEKNLNNADYILMICTERYVEKANFGSGGVGYEKMIITSELLSDIDNNKVIPIIRQYGTYHVPTFLKTKMFIDFSNDDSFEYSFDELIRRLHNSPLFEKPEIGNNPFQPINESRPNRKGDTLLELMKIVVNHFELSTKDYMDYEFIVREMGVSRIYLDLVIEEAIDEGLVEQSSYKSLYITNKGKQYAIQHKLVVV; this is translated from the coding sequence ATGAACATTCCAAAAACATTTATTTCTTATTCACATGATTCTCAAGAACATAAGAAATGGGTTTTAGACTTAGCAACAAGATTAAGGTATACTGGAGTTGATGCTATTATTGATCAGTGGGAGTTAAAAGCTGGTGATGATATACCATCATTTATGGAAAAAAATTTAAATAATGCAGATTATATATTAATGATTTGTACTGAAAGATATGTTGAAAAAGCTAATTTTGGGTCTGGTGGAGTAGGATATGAGAAAATGATAATAACTTCAGAGTTGTTATCAGATATAGATAACAATAAAGTTATACCGATTATCAGACAATATGGAACGTATCATGTTCCAACCTTTTTAAAAACTAAAATGTTTATTGATTTTTCTAATGATGACTCATTTGAATATAGTTTTGATGAGCTTATAAGAAGATTACATAACTCTCCATTATTTGAGAAACCTGAAATTGGGAATAATCCATTTCAACCTATAAATGAATCAAGACCAAATAGGAAAGGTGATACCCTATTAGAATTAATGAAAATAGTGGTTAATCATTTTGAACTATCAACAAAAGATTATATGGACTATGAATTTATTGTAAGAGAGATGGGAGTATCCAGAATTTATTTAGATCTAGTTATCGAGGAAGCTATTGATGAAGGTCTTGTTGAACAAAGTAGTTACAAGTCACTATATATAACAAATAAGGGAAAGCAGTATGCAATTCAACATAAATTAGTAGTGGTCTAG